One region of Fundidesulfovibrio magnetotacticus genomic DNA includes:
- a CDS encoding glutaminyl-peptide cyclotransferase: MTRTLQSFAVLALALVLCLAPDRPARARELSYTVTATLPHDEEAFTQGLLFAQGQFFESTGLYGQSTLRRVDPATGKVLARRELDRNHFGEGLALLGGVLYQLTWRQRLVLLYDAATLEPRGSLPLETEGWGIAATPFGLVTSDGTPTLTWRDPLTFKPGRSVAVTDRNRPVERLNELEWAEGWILANVWHDDRIAVVSPATGKVAAWIACAPLRARLPGLPRESDLNGVAWDPAAKRLYVTGKNWPAVFQLKLEEWPAP; the protein is encoded by the coding sequence GTGACACGCACCCTGCAATCCTTCGCCGTCCTGGCCCTCGCGCTCGTCCTCTGCCTTGCCCCGGACCGGCCCGCCCGCGCGCGCGAGCTGTCCTACACCGTCACGGCCACGCTCCCCCACGACGAGGAAGCCTTCACCCAGGGCCTGCTCTTCGCGCAGGGGCAGTTCTTCGAGAGCACGGGGCTCTACGGGCAGTCCACCCTGCGCCGCGTGGACCCGGCCACCGGCAAGGTGCTGGCCCGGCGCGAGCTGGACCGCAACCACTTCGGCGAGGGGCTGGCCCTGCTGGGCGGCGTGCTCTACCAGCTCACCTGGCGTCAGCGCCTCGTGCTGCTCTACGACGCCGCAACCCTGGAGCCCCGGGGTTCCCTGCCCCTGGAAACCGAGGGCTGGGGCATCGCCGCCACGCCCTTCGGACTGGTGACCAGCGACGGAACCCCGACGCTCACCTGGCGCGATCCGCTGACCTTCAAGCCCGGGCGCAGCGTGGCCGTCACCGACCGCAACCGGCCCGTGGAGCGGCTCAACGAGCTGGAGTGGGCCGAAGGCTGGATACTTGCCAACGTCTGGCACGATGATCGCATCGCCGTCGTCTCGCCCGCCACGGGCAAGGTGGCCGCCTGGATCGCCTGCGCGCCCCTGCGGGCTCGCCTGCCGGGCCTGCCCCGGGAGTCGGACTTGAACGGAGTCGCCTGGGATCCGGCGGCGAAGAGGCTCTACGTGACGGGCAAGAACTGGCCCGCGGTGTTTCAACTGAAGCTGGAGGAATGGCCCGCGCCATGA
- a CDS encoding methyltransferase → MRYEHSPKALVIAGPPAAGKSTLAARLRDELGYAPLNLDTVNVEVAGRLGLTVPDLRQPQPAVTAAFKDVFLRQVREQRYANLLLEGSRVSHPHIFDAFRHALFSAYGEYAILSCFYLNPDEETRQRQYLLRQAQLAKQAAKYRDPQALSLLKHEYEKGFCTFLEQPLPGFVVVDSAEDVLARARELQNARHPDLPDKYGDLIRFIAESGAYNPFYQRVEVEGTVVIHGFTDSQKSWANIRAMGVDLAGKTALDIGCMHGYYTFKLEEAGAAPLGVDIDAHSIDVAREVARARGSKARFAAANSEDPFTETFDVVFALNVLHRVSDFRAVCENIFTSCSQAVVEVGEVQLPELFALSAGHGFKRARSLKSHRSSDVVGQRVLVHLVKAG, encoded by the coding sequence ATGCGCTACGAGCACTCCCCCAAGGCCCTGGTGATCGCCGGGCCTCCGGCCGCGGGCAAGTCCACCCTGGCCGCGCGCCTGCGGGACGAACTGGGCTACGCGCCCTTGAACCTCGACACCGTGAATGTCGAGGTGGCCGGGCGGCTGGGCCTGACCGTCCCGGACCTGCGCCAGCCCCAGCCCGCCGTGACGGCCGCGTTCAAGGACGTGTTCCTGCGCCAGGTGCGGGAGCAGCGCTACGCGAACCTGCTCCTGGAGGGGAGCCGCGTAAGCCACCCCCACATCTTCGATGCCTTCCGGCACGCCCTGTTCAGCGCCTACGGCGAATACGCGATCCTCTCATGCTTCTACCTCAACCCCGACGAGGAGACGCGCCAGCGGCAGTACCTCCTGCGCCAGGCCCAGCTGGCCAAGCAGGCCGCCAAGTACCGCGACCCCCAGGCCCTGAGCCTGCTCAAGCACGAATACGAGAAGGGCTTCTGCACCTTCCTGGAGCAGCCCCTGCCCGGCTTTGTGGTGGTGGACTCCGCCGAGGACGTGCTGGCCCGGGCGCGCGAACTGCAAAACGCCAGACACCCGGACCTGCCCGACAAATACGGGGACCTGATCCGCTTCATCGCGGAGTCCGGCGCGTACAACCCCTTCTACCAGCGCGTGGAGGTGGAAGGCACGGTGGTGATCCATGGTTTCACGGACTCCCAGAAGTCCTGGGCCAACATCCGCGCCATGGGGGTGGACCTGGCCGGGAAAACGGCCCTGGATATCGGCTGCATGCACGGCTACTACACGTTCAAGCTGGAGGAGGCCGGAGCCGCGCCCCTGGGCGTGGACATCGACGCGCATTCCATCGACGTGGCCCGGGAGGTGGCCCGGGCGCGGGGCTCCAAGGCGCGCTTCGCGGCCGCGAACTCCGAGGACCCCTTCACCGAGACCTTCGACGTGGTGTTCGCGCTCAACGTGCTGCACCGCGTGTCGGACTTCCGCGCGGTGTGCGAGAACATCTTCACGTCCTGCTCGCAGGCCGTGGTGGAGGTGGGCGAGGTGCAGCTGCCGGAGCTCTTCGCCCTGAGCGCGGGCCACGGGTTCAAGCGGGCGCGCTCGCTCAAGTCCCACCGCAGCTCCGACGTGGTGGGCCAGCGGGTGCTGGTGCACCTGGTCAAGGCGGGCTGA
- a CDS encoding peptidase U32 family protein, translating into MNHVPEILSPAGDAHSLLAALSAGADAVYLGLKHFSARMQAENFSVGELARLVALARSMDRKVYVAMNTFLKPGEEVKAGRLMDRLARSVKPHALIIQDLGAADVARQAGFEGELHLSTLANVSSPTALAMMPSLGISRVVLPRELNVDEMRQMAEACPEGVSLETFVHGALCHNVSGRCWWSSFLGGKSGLRGRCVQPCRRVFARKGMPGRYFSCQDLSLDVLAKALLTMPQVKAWKIEGRKKGPHYVYYVTTAYRILRDAPDDPHAKKAAMDYLGQALGRPATHYTFLPQKPRNPVDALSQTGSGQMVGRLSMSAARKYFVNPRQELLPGDLLRLGYEDEPGHQVVRISRHTPKSGRYDLTLAGKGKERPRAGMSVFLIDRREPELMRRIQGLEDKLRKLPDAPAPESTFEPVMPKPFKLARGVKPESVHIWRQPPKGPAKGAAGVWVSATKTQHLPLGRAASTWWWLPPVVWPNEEKDFLDILEIILKRGGKRFVLNAPWQLGLMGRKRREMLLWSGPFANVTNVLALGKLRDMGFDGAVVSPELSGAELLALPKQSPLPLGIVTHGLWPLGVSRTMTQDVKSCEPIVSPKGEICFVTRYGQNFWIYPNWEMDLREKEEELARAGYVQLIHLREPMPASIERKERGGVFNWDIGVL; encoded by the coding sequence ATGAACCACGTTCCCGAAATCCTCTCCCCCGCCGGCGACGCCCACAGCCTCCTAGCCGCCCTCTCCGCCGGGGCCGACGCCGTGTACCTCGGCCTCAAGCACTTCTCCGCCCGCATGCAGGCGGAAAACTTCTCCGTGGGCGAACTGGCCCGCCTGGTGGCCCTGGCCCGCTCCATGGACCGCAAGGTCTACGTGGCCATGAACACCTTCCTCAAGCCCGGCGAGGAAGTGAAGGCAGGACGCCTCATGGACCGCCTGGCCCGCTCCGTGAAGCCCCACGCCCTGATCATCCAGGACCTGGGCGCGGCCGACGTGGCCCGCCAGGCCGGGTTCGAGGGCGAGCTGCACCTCTCCACCCTGGCCAACGTCTCCTCGCCCACGGCCCTGGCGATGATGCCCTCGCTGGGCATCAGCCGCGTGGTGCTCCCGCGCGAGCTCAACGTGGACGAGATGCGCCAGATGGCCGAGGCCTGCCCCGAGGGCGTTTCCCTGGAGACCTTCGTGCACGGCGCGCTGTGCCACAACGTCTCGGGCCGCTGCTGGTGGTCGAGCTTCCTGGGCGGCAAGAGCGGCCTGCGCGGGCGCTGCGTGCAGCCCTGCCGCCGCGTGTTCGCCCGCAAGGGCATGCCCGGGCGCTACTTCTCCTGCCAGGACCTCTCCCTGGACGTGCTGGCCAAGGCCCTGCTCACCATGCCCCAGGTGAAGGCCTGGAAGATCGAGGGCCGCAAGAAGGGCCCCCACTACGTCTACTACGTCACCACGGCCTACCGCATCCTGCGCGACGCCCCGGACGACCCCCACGCCAAGAAGGCCGCCATGGACTACCTGGGCCAGGCCCTGGGCAGGCCCGCCACCCACTACACCTTCCTGCCCCAGAAGCCGCGCAACCCCGTGGACGCCCTCTCCCAGACCGGCTCCGGCCAGATGGTGGGACGCCTCTCCATGAGTGCCGCCCGCAAGTATTTCGTGAACCCCCGCCAGGAGTTGCTCCCCGGCGACCTGCTGCGCCTGGGCTACGAGGACGAGCCCGGACACCAGGTGGTGCGCATCTCGCGCCACACCCCAAAGAGCGGCCGCTACGACCTCACCCTGGCCGGCAAGGGCAAGGAGCGCCCCCGCGCGGGCATGAGCGTCTTCCTCATCGACCGCCGCGAGCCCGAGCTGATGCGCCGCATCCAGGGGCTGGAGGACAAGCTGCGCAAGCTCCCCGACGCGCCCGCGCCGGAATCGACCTTCGAGCCCGTGATGCCCAAGCCCTTCAAGCTGGCCCGGGGCGTGAAGCCCGAGAGCGTGCACATCTGGCGGCAGCCCCCCAAGGGACCGGCCAAGGGCGCGGCGGGCGTGTGGGTTTCGGCCACCAAGACCCAGCACCTGCCCCTGGGCCGCGCGGCCTCCACGTGGTGGTGGCTGCCCCCCGTGGTGTGGCCCAACGAGGAGAAGGACTTCCTGGACATCCTGGAGATCATCCTCAAGCGCGGGGGCAAGCGCTTCGTGCTCAACGCCCCCTGGCAGCTGGGGCTCATGGGCCGCAAGCGCCGCGAGATGCTCCTGTGGAGCGGCCCCTTCGCCAACGTGACCAACGTGCTGGCCCTGGGCAAGCTGCGCGACATGGGCTTCGACGGGGCCGTGGTCTCGCCGGAGCTCTCCGGCGCGGAGCTGCTGGCGCTGCCCAAACAGAGCCCCCTGCCCCTGGGCATCGTGACCCACGGCCTCTGGCCCCTGGGCGTGAGCCGCACCATGACCCAGGACGTGAAGTCCTGCGAGCCCATCGTGAGCCCCAAGGGCGAGATCTGCTTCGTGACCCGCTACGGCCAGAACTTCTGGATCTACCCCAACTGGGAGATGGACCTGCGCGAGAAGGAAGAAGAGCTGGCCCGCGCGGGCTACGTGCAGCTGATCCACCTGCGCGAACCCATGCCCGCCAGCATCGAGCGCAAGGAGCGCGGCGGCGTGTTCAACTGGGATATCGGGGTGTTGTAG